Proteins from one Sarcophilus harrisii chromosome 2, mSarHar1.11, whole genome shotgun sequence genomic window:
- the PCYOX1L gene encoding prenylcysteine oxidase-like — MAGAAVLLLTLVAAAAASRDTPPRKIAVVGAGIGGSAAAHFLQQLFGPRVQIDVYEKGTVGGRLATITVNKQQYESGGASFNSFSLHMQDFVKLLGLKQRREVAGKSAIFGGEQLILEETDWYLLNLFRVWWHYGISFLRLQMWVEEVMEKFMRIYKYQAHGYAFSGVEELLYSVGEYTFINMTQRSVAECLLEVGVTQRFIDEVITALLRASYGQSATMAAFAGAMSLAGIQGNLWAVEGGNKLVCSGLLKLTKANVIHARVTSVALHNTEGRALYQVWYEKEDKMHSDFYDIVVIATPLYVGSNSNITFDGFQPPFEEFVGSFQSTVTSLVHGYLNSSYFGFPDPKLFPFASILSTDAPNLFFCALDNMCPVNISSTFRRKQPQEAAIWRVLSPQPLERPQLKSLFRSYYSVQTAQWQAYPQYGSRMATPLFALHDQLFYLNALEWVASSVEISAVAAKNVALLAYNRWYQDLDKIDQKDLIHKIKTEL; from the exons ATGGCGGGCGCCGCCGTGCTTCTCCTCACCCTGGTGGCCGCGGCGGCCGCGTCTAGAGATACCCCGCCCAGGAAAATCG CGGTTGTAGGAGCTGGAATTGGGGGCTCAGCAGCAGCCCATTTCCTTCAGCAGCTTTTTGGGCCACGAGTACAGATTGATGTGTATGAGAAGGGGACTGTTGGAGGCCGATTGGCTACCATCACTGTCAACAAACAGCAATATGAAAGTGGTGGTGCCTCATTCAATTCCTTCAGCTTGCATATGCAGGATTTTGTCAAACTCCTAG GTTTGAAACAAAGGCGGGAGGTGGCAGGGAAGAGTGCCATCTTTGGTGGTGAACAACTTATTCTGGAAGAGACGGATTGGTACCTGCTAAACCTTTTCCGAGTCTGGTGGCATTATGGCATTAGCTTCCTGAGGCTGCAGATGTGGGTAGAGGAAGTCATGGAAAAGTTTATGAG aatataTAAGTATCAGGCCCATGGCTATGCCTTTTCAGGAGTGGAGGAGCTGCTGTACTCAGTGGGTGAATATACCTTTATCAACATGACCCAGCGTTCTGTGGCAGAATGTCTGCTAGAAGTGGGAGTTACCCAGCGCTTCATTGATGAGGTGATCACAGCTCTGCTGCGTGCCAGTTATGGGCAGTCTGCAACAATGGCAGCCTTTGCAG gaGCCATGTCACTTGCTGGAATACAGGGAAACCTGTGGGCTGTGGAAGGGGGCAATAAGCTAGTATGTTCAGGCTTGCTGAAGTTGACTAAAGCCAATGTGATACATGCAAGAGTGACCTCTGTAGCCTTGCACAACACAG AAGGAAGAGCCCTTTATCAGGTGTGGTATGAGAAGGAAGATAAAATGCATTCAGACTTCTATGATATTGTAGTCATTGCTACTCCCCTCTATGTGGGCAGTAATAGCAACATCACCTTTGATGGATTTCAGCCTCCTTTTGAAGAGTTTGTTGGTTCCTTTCAATCCACTGTCACCTCACTGGTCCATGGCTACCTTAACTCTTCCTACTTTGGCTTTCCTGACCCTAAGCTTTTCCCTTTTGCCAGCATTCTTTCTACAGATGCCCCCAACCTCTTCTTCTGTGCCCTGGACAACATGTGCCCTGTCAACATTTCATCTACCTTCCGAAGGAAACAGCCACAGGAAGCAGCTATTTGGCGAGTCCTGTCTCCCCAACCCCTAGAACGTCCCCAGCTAAAGAGCCTTTTCCGTTCCTATTACTCAGTTCAGACAGCCCAATGGCAGGCCTATCCACAGTATGGTTCCCGTATGGCTACACCACTGTTTGCCCTCCATGACCAGCTCTTCTACCTCAATGCCCTAGAATGGGTAGCCAGTTCTGTGGAAATAAGTGCTGTGGCAGCTAAAAATGTGGCCCTTTTGGCCTACAACCGCTGGTACCAAGACCTGGATAAGATTGATCAGAAAGACTTGATACACAAAATTAAGACTGAACTGTGA
- the IL17B gene encoding interleukin-17B, whose protein sequence is MPSVHTLLGLLAISIFFSLTLSVPGQPKTKLQNPKGKRKGLTRTKILPSVAQGSLDLVQRVKLPGEKVFALMEEYERSIQEMVAQLRNSSEQSKGKCEVNLQLWMSNKRSLSPWTYSLNHDPARIPVDLPEARCLCLGCINPFTMQEDRTMVSVPIYSQIPVRRHLCSLFPRAGWKQQKACAPRTVMETIAVGCTCIF, encoded by the exons CTTGGACTCCTTGCCATCTCCATCTTCTTCTCCCTGACCCTGAGTGTCCCAGGGCAGCCAAAGACCAAACTCCAGAATcccaaaggaaagaggaaggggttGACGAGGACAAAAATTCTTCCCTCAGTGGCTCAGGGATCCTTAGACTTGGTCCAAAGGGTGAAGCTGCCAGGGGAAAAGGTGTTTGCCTTAATGGAAGAATATGAAAGGAGCATTCAGGAGATGGTGGCCCAGCTGAGGAACAGCTCAGAGCAATCTAAAGGCAAATGTGAGGTCAACCTGCAACTGTGGATGTCCAACAAGAGGAGCCTATCCCCATGGACATACAG CCTGAATCATGACCCAGCAAGAATCCCTGTGGATCTCCCAGAGGCCCGCTGCCTTTGCCTAGGCTGTATCAATCCCTTCACGATGCAGGAAGATCGAACCATGGTGAGTGTTCCTATTTACAGCCAGATTCCAGTACGTCGTCATCTGTGCTCCTTGTTTCCCCGGGCTGGCTGGAAGCAGCAAAAGGCCTGTGCTCCGAGAACTGTCATGGAGACAATCGCTGTGGGCTGTACCTGTATTTtctga